A window from Chromatiaceae bacterium encodes these proteins:
- a CDS encoding glycosyltransferase family 4 protein, which yields MDNPPSVLFVLPWALSPVNGVDLAVLNLARSAAAHRGLRPLMFCVDPTQETCSTTEYDDIRMISGRLHAPQSQPLAAGGTVDFLRSVRGELAEWRALIRQHNVRVIDAHFPGLHYFTLALLRRRTRGRVRLIFSLHGDDLRAIQGAGRIARAGARWVLRQGDAVVCCSDDLARVAQQTLRLDERRLHTIYQGVDIEELERSRGCRYRPPTGAFTDYLVCVAAFDQKKGQDLLLEAFTQLVRQGLKAALVLIGRRTPFLTRVRGLVRRLGLQDHVFFVHDLDHQDTLAAIRQARVLVQPSREEAFGLSLLEAGYLETPIVATAVGAIPEVLGTYYPYLARPEDAEALAETIHEVLYNPTEARRQVELIRRHVATRFTWGIAYDRYEGVWLSGS from the coding sequence ATGGACAACCCACCCAGCGTGCTTTTCGTGCTCCCCTGGGCCCTTTCGCCGGTCAACGGCGTCGACCTGGCGGTGTTGAACCTGGCACGCAGCGCAGCCGCGCACCGGGGGCTGCGGCCGCTGATGTTCTGTGTCGACCCGACGCAGGAGACCTGCAGCACCACCGAGTACGACGACATCCGGATGATCAGCGGACGCCTGCACGCACCGCAGTCCCAGCCGTTGGCCGCCGGTGGCACGGTCGATTTCCTGCGCAGCGTGCGCGGCGAACTTGCCGAGTGGCGCGCACTGATCCGTCAGCACAACGTGCGGGTCATCGACGCCCATTTCCCCGGACTGCACTATTTCACACTGGCCCTGCTGCGACGCCGAACACGGGGCCGGGTGCGCCTGATCTTCTCGCTGCACGGTGACGACCTGCGCGCGATCCAGGGTGCCGGCCGCATCGCCCGGGCGGGCGCTCGCTGGGTGCTGCGCCAGGGCGATGCCGTGGTGTGCTGTTCCGATGACCTGGCGCGCGTTGCGCAGCAGACGCTGCGCCTCGACGAGCGGCGCCTGCACACGATCTACCAAGGGGTCGACATCGAGGAACTGGAACGCAGTCGCGGATGCCGCTATCGACCACCCACCGGTGCATTCACGGACTACCTGGTATGCGTCGCCGCGTTCGATCAGAAGAAAGGCCAGGACCTATTGCTCGAGGCGTTCACCCAACTGGTCCGCCAGGGGCTGAAGGCCGCGTTGGTGCTGATCGGCCGACGCACGCCGTTTCTGACCCGGGTGCGCGGCCTGGTACGGCGGCTCGGCCTGCAGGACCACGTGTTCTTCGTGCACGACCTCGATCACCAGGACACCCTCGCGGCGATCCGCCAGGCGCGGGTACTGGTACAGCCGTCCCGGGAGGAGGCGTTCGGCCTGTCGCTGCTCGAGGCGGGCTACCTCGAAACGCCGATCGTCGCGACCGCGGTCGGCGCCATCCCCGAGGTGCTCGGAACCTACTATCCCTACCTCGCGCGCCCGGAAGATGCGGAGGCACTGGCCGAGACCATCCACGAGGTGCTGTACAACCCGACCGAGGCACGCCGCCAGGTCGAACTCATCCGACGGCATGTCGCGACACGCTTCACCTGGGGCATCGCGTACGACCGTTACGAAGGCGTCTGGCTGTCCGGCAGTTGA
- a CDS encoding TDP-N-acetylfucosamine:lipid II N-acetylfucosaminyltransferase has product MYDTIPPPKGEPEIAHIFSDEKFIDSARYYFELVAPGASQYFLVSEDVSAIKYIKTFNPQKIDAKTARESSFVEKLNGFRAIVFHSMRPLHIDILKLINKDPKVAWVGMGFDYLPLLYRNTKELFQANTYRLYVKPSLRKPVHQRIFRYLKKVAGSSRDPYKEAVYALGRTTIFSPVLEREFRLISQEFHAVRGKYLRWNYGMNAKLVDNIDDAAVVFDENILIGNSADPRNNHIETFELLSNYELGKKRIIVPLSYGSKNYAKFVMDHGRHFFGSRFEPIMEFMDYASYIRKINSCSYVFMNHNRQQAGGNILIALFSGAKLFLNQRNLFYEDYLQMGIGDEVLACMNEDGVDIHSNTAFEYLKLTRAILKKERGTEQQIANTQNLVDSITLQPQAPVAF; this is encoded by the coding sequence ATGTATGACACGATACCGCCGCCCAAAGGCGAGCCCGAGATTGCACATATCTTTAGCGACGAGAAGTTCATCGATTCCGCACGCTACTACTTTGAACTTGTCGCGCCAGGGGCAAGCCAATACTTTCTCGTTTCCGAGGATGTGTCGGCAATAAAGTATATTAAAACCTTCAACCCACAAAAAATAGACGCCAAGACTGCGAGAGAATCATCCTTTGTCGAGAAACTCAATGGATTCAGAGCCATAGTCTTTCACTCAATGCGCCCTTTGCATATAGACATCCTGAAACTCATTAATAAAGACCCCAAAGTGGCCTGGGTCGGGATGGGTTTCGATTATTTGCCACTTTTGTACAGAAATACGAAAGAACTATTCCAAGCCAATACATATCGCCTGTATGTAAAACCGTCGCTGCGCAAGCCCGTTCATCAGCGGATTTTCAGATACCTAAAGAAGGTCGCAGGGAGCAGCCGAGATCCCTACAAAGAAGCCGTTTATGCTCTCGGTCGGACGACAATCTTCTCTCCCGTACTCGAGCGAGAATTCAGATTGATAAGCCAAGAATTTCATGCGGTTCGCGGCAAATACCTAAGGTGGAATTACGGCATGAATGCCAAACTCGTCGACAACATAGACGATGCAGCCGTCGTGTTCGATGAGAATATTTTGATTGGAAACAGCGCCGACCCACGAAACAATCATATAGAAACTTTCGAATTGTTGTCTAACTACGAATTGGGCAAGAAACGAATTATCGTTCCATTGTCGTACGGTAGCAAGAATTACGCGAAATTTGTGATGGATCATGGCAGGCACTTTTTCGGGAGCCGGTTTGAGCCCATCATGGAATTTATGGACTATGCCAGCTATATAAGAAAAATAAATTCTTGTTCTTATGTGTTCATGAACCATAATCGCCAGCAGGCAGGAGGAAACATCTTAATTGCTCTATTTTCCGGCGCCAAGTTGTTTCTCAACCAAAGAAATTTGTTCTATGAGGATTATCTACAAATGGGCATTGGCGACGAGGTTCTAGCATGCATGAATGAAGATGGAGTTGACATACATTCCAATACGGCATTCGAATATCTAAAATTGACCCGGGCGATCTTGAAAAAAGAAAGAGGCACCGAACAGCAAATTGCAAATACTCAAAACCTGGTTGACTCGATCACTCTGCAGCCGCAAGCGCCGGTCGCTTTTTAG
- a CDS encoding glycosyltransferase, with protein MSLNTGESGLLISIVAPVFDAAEHARTFVEAFARQSLPGKVELILVDDGSQTPLSIAFEGNDGLDFSIVRLPHNQGRAAARNAGIAASSAPYVAFMDIDCIPQTDFLEHLAAQIATGADLVFGHVEFRSGDNYFDAYENRVQQSRQSDLGNWQLRMTSANFAVRRDVLTAVGGFDSSYRQYGLEDRDLFIRIRQSFPDLQPVYRKDCSVTHVDRPLLDDVLRKFEAMGQHAAPLFRRNHPREYAAMPLHYFDARFLDAYRVLPKAVLSRLALSAHSTSNWVFALARKWRWQGVANTSLRLLKGLTFLRGTLLDEATND; from the coding sequence ATGAGCCTGAACACTGGAGAATCAGGACTGCTGATCAGCATTGTCGCGCCGGTTTTCGACGCGGCTGAGCACGCCCGGACGTTTGTCGAGGCGTTTGCCAGGCAGTCGCTGCCTGGAAAGGTCGAACTGATACTCGTCGACGACGGTTCTCAAACGCCGCTCTCGATCGCTTTCGAAGGGAACGACGGTCTCGATTTCAGCATTGTGCGGCTCCCACACAACCAAGGAAGGGCGGCTGCGCGAAACGCGGGCATTGCTGCGAGCAGCGCACCCTACGTGGCATTCATGGATATCGACTGCATTCCGCAAACCGACTTCCTGGAACATCTCGCTGCGCAGATCGCCACTGGCGCAGACCTGGTGTTTGGTCACGTCGAGTTCCGCTCCGGCGACAACTACTTCGATGCCTACGAGAACCGTGTGCAGCAATCCCGCCAGTCAGACCTGGGCAACTGGCAGCTGAGGATGACATCTGCGAACTTCGCGGTACGTCGTGATGTGCTGACGGCGGTAGGCGGTTTCGATTCAAGCTACCGGCAGTATGGACTCGAAGATCGGGATCTTTTCATTCGTATACGCCAGTCGTTTCCGGATCTGCAGCCGGTCTATCGCAAAGACTGCAGTGTGACCCACGTCGACCGCCCGCTGCTCGACGATGTGCTGCGCAAGTTTGAAGCCATGGGTCAGCATGCCGCGCCGTTGTTTCGACGCAACCATCCGCGCGAATATGCCGCCATGCCCTTGCATTATTTTGATGCGCGGTTCCTGGACGCGTATCGGGTGTTGCCGAAAGCAGTGCTGTCGAGGCTTGCGCTATCGGCCCACTCAACCTCCAACTGGGTTTTTGCATTGGCACGCAAGTGGCGCTGGCAAGGGGTCGCGAACACCAGCCTTCGCCTCCTGAAGGGTCTCACGTTCCTGCGTGGCACATTGCTCGACGAGGCCACGAATGACTAA
- a CDS encoding oligosaccharide flippase family protein — protein sequence MRPSGVHSIVINTLYASGARLATIIARAVYVVVIANQLGPELYGLFNYGLSWYLLFVPLGIVGVDEIVVREIGRRSGDSSRVVEDSLALRLATGLLAAMASLVLGLLLDDSDPVRSLLLVFAVALFGRVLSSWSNAVFRGGEAAQYVLVHELGFRMLEVLAGLVLLSQGFGLLALAVVHAACWLLQGVASIAFVERRFHPHLRPAVHPGAVPRLLKAGLPLLASAFLLGWLVQGPVVLLRALRGDGEWLGQLALAVQVYALVGSVVAELGSAAIPVLTRSADRDDGKTRRFADAALRVGWLLSGLLTLGAIALGDWALGLLFDADYAAVGSLLPWTTLLVGMHFCSQALWGVLVARAHHATLVGAAFAGATVFTLAFPPAVGWLDLHGAFLALALGYFTVLVIQLRTLARADALDWRSASLRPLLAVALALLSCVMLMPVGRLVGLVAGLLVLTLFSLWLDVVSPAQVRRVLAARSR from the coding sequence ATGAGACCGTCAGGCGTTCACTCGATCGTAATCAATACCCTGTACGCCTCCGGTGCGCGCCTCGCGACCATCATCGCTCGGGCGGTGTACGTGGTGGTGATCGCCAATCAGCTCGGACCCGAGCTCTACGGCCTGTTCAACTACGGTCTGTCCTGGTACCTGCTGTTTGTGCCACTCGGCATCGTCGGTGTCGACGAGATCGTGGTGCGTGAGATCGGTCGACGCTCGGGCGACAGCTCCAGGGTGGTGGAAGACAGCCTGGCACTGCGCCTTGCAACCGGCCTGCTAGCGGCCATGGCGAGCCTTGTGCTCGGCTTGTTGCTGGACGATTCGGATCCGGTGCGCAGCCTGTTGCTGGTGTTCGCCGTTGCATTGTTCGGGCGCGTGTTGTCTTCCTGGTCGAACGCGGTCTTTCGCGGTGGCGAGGCAGCACAGTATGTGCTGGTGCACGAGCTGGGTTTTCGCATGCTCGAGGTGCTCGCCGGCCTGGTGTTGCTGTCCCAGGGATTCGGTCTGTTGGCCTTGGCCGTGGTGCATGCGGCCTGCTGGCTGTTGCAGGGGGTGGCCAGCATTGCGTTCGTCGAGCGCCGTTTCCATCCGCATCTCCGGCCAGCCGTCCATCCAGGCGCTGTGCCGAGATTGCTGAAGGCCGGCCTGCCGTTGCTCGCATCGGCATTCCTGCTCGGCTGGCTCGTCCAGGGACCTGTCGTGCTGCTGCGCGCGCTGCGAGGCGACGGCGAGTGGCTCGGGCAGCTGGCGCTGGCGGTGCAGGTATATGCTCTTGTGGGCTCGGTGGTGGCTGAACTTGGTTCAGCGGCAATCCCTGTCCTGACCCGTTCCGCCGACCGCGACGATGGTAAGACGCGGCGTTTCGCCGATGCCGCACTTCGGGTCGGTTGGCTGTTGTCGGGACTGTTGACACTGGGAGCGATCGCGCTGGGCGACTGGGCGCTGGGATTGTTGTTTGACGCCGATTATGCGGCCGTCGGGTCGTTGCTGCCGTGGACCACGCTGCTGGTCGGAATGCATTTCTGCAGCCAGGCGCTCTGGGGGGTGCTGGTCGCGCGGGCCCATCACGCGACATTGGTCGGTGCCGCTTTCGCCGGCGCGACGGTTTTCACCCTGGCGTTTCCACCGGCGGTCGGGTGGCTGGATCTGCACGGTGCGTTCCTCGCGCTCGCTCTCGGTTACTTCACGGTGCTCGTGATACAGCTGCGGACACTGGCGCGTGCCGACGCGTTGGACTGGCGTTCGGCATCGCTGCGCCCGCTGCTCGCGGTCGCTCTTGCGCTGTTGTCGTGTGTGATGCTGATGCCGGTCGGGCGGCTGGTAGGGCTGGTCGCGGGCCTGCTGGTGCTCACCCTGTTCAGCCTGTGGCTCGACGTGGTCTCGCCCGCCCAGGTGCGCCGGGTACTGGCAGCTCGCTCGCGCTGA
- a CDS encoding GNAT family N-acetyltransferase → MAIRGDLVWVSDSSISRIRQFLIKHDGLFKPPLSERLNIESYAKKLSTNAENLFAVYEKADVAHAAVYVNRPERFVYISSVCVAGAWQGMGIADLLMEAIFSLSEIWNCNRILLHVNRQHHRAIAFYEKHGFAKIGRRESDDSLEMECSLD, encoded by the coding sequence ATGGCAATACGCGGCGATCTGGTTTGGGTGTCGGATTCTAGCATATCTAGAATTCGCCAATTTCTGATTAAACATGATGGGCTATTCAAGCCGCCGTTGAGTGAACGGCTCAATATTGAAAGCTACGCGAAAAAATTGTCGACTAATGCCGAAAACCTATTCGCCGTGTACGAAAAAGCAGATGTTGCGCATGCGGCAGTCTACGTGAATCGGCCAGAGCGCTTCGTCTACATATCGTCAGTTTGTGTGGCGGGCGCTTGGCAGGGCATGGGCATTGCAGATCTCTTGATGGAGGCGATTTTCAGTTTGAGCGAAATCTGGAATTGTAACCGCATTTTGCTTCACGTAAATCGACAGCATCACCGAGCAATTGCGTTTTATGAGAAGCATGGGTTCGCAAAGATCGGCCGTAGAGAGAGCGATGACTCGCTCGAAATGGAGTGCTCATTAGACTGA
- a CDS encoding lipopolysaccharide biosynthesis protein translates to MSPEDFGLVALIIAFAAVGDVFIDGGLGIALIQRRHVHAAHYSAAFYFNVLIGAVLGVLLFLSAERIGDLYQQPQLGTLLKAASPLFLISSLGITQRVILRRDLNTKRLSAITLLGTSTAGGIAIVFAAAGYGVWALVIQILSTSAISGALFWYLSDWRPKAAFSWKALKGLWGFGLDMFLARLIDSVYARVDYVIIGKLFPIATLGYFQRAKVLNQLAIQYSSGSLMSVLLPVLSKIQKDLPRFQSVVLKSYKVVLFVSFLLFGGVYVTSEPLVVFLYSEKWRPSADYLAVLALSGVAYPVNSVLVNVLSSRGRGRQFLLLELLKKIIGVMNMVVGFSFGLMTYLYGLVVVSVLGMAANIYFAAREAEIAPMQFVRPFAVQAAIAVVAIGLMAVTGAAMPLEGFNLLVVSGTAYVLVYWGLSALLSTSAYGAFYSEFQPLIAKLAKRLRFGRRT, encoded by the coding sequence TTGAGTCCCGAAGATTTCGGGTTGGTTGCATTGATTATCGCATTCGCTGCCGTCGGCGACGTGTTCATCGATGGCGGACTCGGGATTGCGCTGATACAGCGGCGGCATGTTCACGCCGCCCATTATTCCGCGGCCTTTTACTTCAATGTACTCATCGGTGCCGTACTGGGTGTGTTGCTGTTTTTGTCTGCTGAACGGATCGGTGATCTGTATCAACAACCTCAGCTTGGCACGCTGCTGAAAGCGGCGTCCCCACTATTTTTGATTAGCTCTTTGGGCATAACCCAACGAGTGATTTTGCGCAGAGATTTAAACACTAAGCGCTTATCTGCGATAACTTTATTGGGAACTTCAACCGCTGGCGGAATCGCAATTGTTTTCGCCGCCGCTGGATATGGCGTTTGGGCTCTCGTCATACAGATCTTGTCGACCAGCGCGATTTCCGGAGCATTGTTCTGGTATCTAAGTGACTGGCGCCCCAAGGCAGCGTTTTCGTGGAAAGCGTTGAAAGGACTTTGGGGGTTCGGATTAGATATGTTTCTCGCGAGGCTAATCGATAGTGTTTACGCGAGAGTTGACTACGTAATAATTGGAAAGCTGTTTCCAATCGCGACGTTAGGTTACTTTCAGCGGGCAAAAGTACTGAATCAATTGGCGATCCAGTATTCATCTGGGAGCCTGATGTCTGTACTGCTCCCAGTGTTGAGCAAGATACAAAAAGATCTGCCGAGGTTTCAGTCCGTCGTTCTTAAAAGTTACAAAGTAGTGCTGTTTGTGTCGTTTCTACTGTTCGGTGGGGTGTATGTTACGTCGGAGCCCTTGGTCGTATTTCTCTACTCGGAAAAATGGAGGCCATCGGCGGATTATCTTGCTGTCCTAGCGCTTAGCGGTGTTGCTTATCCTGTCAATTCGGTATTGGTAAACGTGTTGTCCAGCAGGGGTCGGGGAAGGCAATTTCTTCTCCTAGAACTGCTAAAGAAAATCATTGGCGTCATGAATATGGTCGTGGGTTTCAGCTTTGGTCTGATGACCTACCTTTACGGACTTGTTGTCGTGTCGGTGCTAGGTATGGCTGCAAACATCTATTTTGCGGCACGCGAAGCCGAGATTGCGCCGATGCAATTCGTGCGACCTTTCGCAGTTCAAGCAGCCATTGCAGTCGTCGCGATAGGCTTGATGGCCGTAACGGGGGCGGCGATGCCTCTCGAGGGGTTCAATTTGCTAGTGGTTTCGGGAACGGCATATGTGTTGGTGTACTGGGGGCTTAGTGCATTGCTATCGACCAGTGCATACGGCGCATTTTATTCCGAATTTCAGCCGTTGATTGCAAAGCTGGCCAAGCGGTTGCGGTTCGGTCGACGTACGTAA
- the fetB gene encoding iron export ABC transporter permease subunit FetB translates to MTPDTLIPLSPFDLAVAALLVMLLAGLSWRLQLAIGRRMLIAAARSTVQLLLLGLVLKALFDSADPWLVAGLATLMLAVAGYEVMARQKHRLRGFWGYGTGALSMFLSSFSISVLALVVLLQPAPWYAPQYAIPLLGMLLGNTMTGIAVALDNLTRETLDKRLQIEARLALGQAAGEAIGDIRRDALRAGLIPIVNAMTTAGIVSLPGMMTGQILAGSPPMEAAKYQLLILFLIAAGTGLGSMTAVLIASNRLFDSRSRLRRERLRD, encoded by the coding sequence ATGACGCCTGACACACTGATTCCACTCAGCCCGTTCGACCTCGCCGTTGCGGCGCTGCTGGTGATGCTGCTCGCCGGGCTGTCGTGGCGGCTGCAGCTGGCGATCGGTCGCCGCATGCTCATCGCCGCCGCACGCAGTACCGTGCAGCTGCTGTTGCTCGGGCTGGTCCTCAAGGCCCTGTTCGACAGTGCCGATCCGTGGCTGGTCGCCGGGCTGGCGACACTGATGCTCGCGGTCGCCGGCTACGAGGTGATGGCACGCCAGAAGCACCGGCTGCGCGGTTTCTGGGGCTACGGCACCGGCGCGCTGTCGATGTTCCTGTCGTCGTTCTCGATCAGCGTGCTGGCCCTGGTCGTGCTGCTGCAGCCGGCGCCCTGGTATGCGCCGCAGTACGCGATCCCGCTGCTGGGCATGCTGCTCGGCAACACCATGACCGGGATCGCGGTCGCGCTCGACAATCTGACCCGCGAGACGCTCGACAAACGCCTGCAGATCGAGGCCCGGCTGGCGCTCGGCCAGGCCGCCGGCGAGGCGATCGGCGACATACGCCGTGACGCACTTCGCGCTGGGCTCATCCCGATCGTGAATGCGATGACCACCGCTGGTATCGTCAGCCTGCCGGGCATGATGACCGGACAGATCCTCGCCGGCAGCCCGCCGATGGAGGCGGCCAAGTACCAGCTGCTGATCCTGTTCCTGATCGCGGCCGGCACCGGCCTGGGCAGCATGACGGCGGTGCTGATCGCATCGAACCGGCTGTTCGACAGTCGTTCCCGGCTGCGCCGCGAGCGGTTGCGGGACTGA
- a CDS encoding IS3 family transposase (programmed frameshift), protein MKRKRYTEEQIISILKELQAGASVPDLARRHGIVENTIYRWKSKYGGMEVSEAKRLRDLEQENARLKRLLAEAELDKAALKELVEGKVVTAAQRRRAVEYLKDRRFSERRACRLVDFSRSAIWSPLKGRDDAGLRERLKALAEQYPRYGYTTLHDMLRAAGHVMNHKRTYRIYREEGLQVRTKRRKKLMRPRVPMLVPDKVNQRWSMDFVSDQLANGRRFRVLNVVDDYSRECMLQIVDTSISGQRVARALDQLNRPLPKTIVVDNGPEFTSKAMFFWAKRAKVKLHFIQPGKPTQNAFVESFNGKFRDYCLDLHWFASLEDARETIDTWRDHYNHVRPHRSLGKKPPAVFAREVA, encoded by the exons ATGAAGCGCAAGCGCTACACAGAAGAACAGATCATCTCGATCCTCAAGGAGCTCCAGGCCGGCGCCTCAGTGCCTGACCTGGCCCGTCGCCACGGCATTGTGGAGAACACGATCTACCGCTGGAAATCGAAGTACGGCGGCATGGAGGTCTCGGAAGCCAAACGGCTGCGTGATCTCGAGCAGGAAAATGCCAGGCTCAAGCGCCTGCTGGCTGAGGCCGAGCTCGACAAGGCCGCGCTCAAGGAGTTGGTCGAGG GGAAAGTGGTGACGGCCGCGCAGCGGCGACGGGCCGTGGAATACCTCAAGGATCGCCGTTTCAGTGAGCGTCGTGCCTGCCGCCTCGTCGACTTCAGCCGTTCTGCCATCTGGTCTCCGCTGAAAGGTCGCGATGATGCGGGGCTGCGCGAGCGGCTCAAGGCGCTGGCTGAGCAATATCCGCGCTATGGCTATACGACGTTGCATGACATGCTGAGGGCCGCTGGTCACGTGATGAATCACAAGCGGACCTACCGGATCTACCGCGAGGAAGGTCTGCAGGTGCGCACCAAGCGCCGTAAAAAGCTGATGCGGCCGCGCGTGCCGATGCTGGTGCCAGACAAGGTTAATCAGCGCTGGTCGATGGATTTCGTCTCGGATCAGTTGGCCAATGGCCGCCGCTTCCGCGTCCTCAACGTCGTCGACGATTATTCTCGGGAGTGTATGCTGCAGATCGTCGACACATCGATTTCCGGCCAACGAGTTGCTCGCGCGCTTGATCAGCTGAACAGGCCGTTACCGAAAACCATCGTTGTCGACAATGGCCCAGAGTTCACTTCGAAGGCCATGTTCTTTTGGGCGAAGCGTGCCAAGGTGAAGCTGCATTTCATCCAGCCCGGCAAACCGACGCAAAACGCGTTCGTCGAGAGCTTCAACGGCAAGTTCCGAGACTATTGTCTGGATCTACACTGGTTTGCCAGCTTGGAGGATGCGCGCGAAACCATCGACACCTGGCGAGACCACTACAACCACGTCAGGCCACACCGATCACTGGGAAAGAAACCGCCCGCCGTGTTCGCTCGGGAAGTGGCCTGA
- a CDS encoding sulfotransferase, with protein sequence MSASSTNQGFHERLGDRLRETRPSELWRLAKRAFGLSALDPSAYDPAILDGVDIQRMHDIAYSIRGENYRPAIIVHGVMPRSGTNFVSDLFKLHDDVSHHPHRLWEFPLLHTAKSIDIAQRDFLRTYKRNSEVLTRHEFMSVLVSGYMRYLQSLAGEHKTILLKVPHAEYLYLFHALLPRDHLIVVLRDGRDCIASYESTFGHGLLKPGFSELCKKWNYSTVASLAYEKYRVSSPGETVLVRYEDANDDPATTMRNVIERCELNIDNYDFSKATALPVRGSSAIREAGNVDWKPREKPADFRPTGRWHGWSDAKKKKRFKREAGAALIEAKFANDLSW encoded by the coding sequence ATGTCAGCTAGCAGCACAAACCAGGGTTTCCATGAGCGCCTCGGCGATCGACTGAGGGAAACACGTCCCAGCGAACTATGGCGACTGGCAAAGCGGGCGTTTGGGCTGTCGGCACTGGACCCCTCTGCGTACGACCCGGCGATCCTGGATGGTGTCGATATCCAGCGGATGCACGATATCGCATACAGCATAAGGGGCGAGAACTATCGCCCAGCGATCATCGTGCACGGTGTTATGCCTCGATCGGGGACCAATTTTGTTTCGGACCTGTTCAAGCTACACGACGATGTTTCGCACCACCCTCATCGGTTATGGGAATTTCCGCTATTACACACCGCCAAGAGCATCGATATTGCCCAGCGGGACTTTCTGCGAACCTATAAGAGGAATAGCGAGGTACTCACTAGGCACGAGTTCATGTCTGTTTTGGTCTCCGGTTACATGCGATACCTGCAAAGCCTGGCCGGAGAACACAAGACCATATTGCTCAAAGTCCCACATGCCGAATATTTGTACCTGTTCCATGCGCTGCTACCTCGGGACCACCTGATCGTGGTGTTGCGGGACGGGCGTGATTGCATCGCCAGCTATGAATCGACTTTTGGCCATGGTCTGTTGAAACCGGGATTTTCTGAGCTTTGCAAGAAGTGGAATTACTCGACTGTCGCCTCTTTGGCCTATGAGAAGTACCGCGTGTCCTCGCCGGGCGAAACGGTACTGGTACGATACGAAGATGCCAACGACGACCCCGCTACGACGATGCGGAACGTTATAGAGCGATGCGAACTGAACATCGATAACTATGATTTCTCGAAAGCAACAGCCCTCCCCGTTCGCGGTTCGTCGGCGATTCGCGAAGCGGGCAACGTGGACTGGAAACCGAGAGAGAAACCCGCCGATTTTCGACCAACAGGACGCTGGCATGGGTGGAGCGATGCCAAAAAAAAAAAGAGATTCAAGCGTGAAGCGGGCGCTGCCCTGATTGAGGCCAAGTTCGCAAATGATTTGTCGTGGTAA
- a CDS encoding glycosyltransferase family 2 protein, with protein MTNPPFVSVVMTAYNEQQYVAEAVQSILDQTYREFQLIVVDDASQDATPEILQRLARSDSRIEVYRNAENQGIARSANVGLSHAQSSLVARMDSDDVSLPQRLRAQVDTFASRPELVLCGGSTIRVDAARRPRAIGEWPRERDAIRWYAIFRPPVAQSAAMFRYDAKTRDLQYDEALNPADDFGMWSRLLQRGEIEILPTPLIQYREHKRNATHTRRRQMTTNAAIVCRGNLLQVLPAFFEEHGETAATSIANLVERNPLSGPTDIGQTIELLFAAERSYLASTDALPKQTRHAIQQLTARWLVQALASPDVAPRAQRLKAALALRRRIPRLLSEVVDFLNKRIRAKRF; from the coding sequence ATGACTAACCCGCCTTTCGTCAGCGTCGTGATGACGGCGTACAACGAACAACAGTACGTGGCCGAAGCCGTGCAGAGCATCCTCGACCAGACGTACCGCGAATTCCAGCTGATCGTCGTCGACGATGCCTCGCAAGACGCGACGCCCGAGATTCTGCAACGCCTTGCGCGATCGGACAGCCGAATCGAGGTGTATAGAAACGCTGAAAACCAGGGAATCGCACGCAGTGCGAACGTTGGCCTGTCGCATGCCCAGAGCAGCCTGGTGGCACGCATGGATTCCGACGACGTTTCATTGCCGCAACGTTTGCGCGCACAAGTGGACACCTTTGCAAGCCGGCCCGAGCTCGTATTGTGCGGCGGCAGCACGATTCGGGTGGACGCCGCGCGGAGACCCAGGGCAATAGGCGAATGGCCGCGTGAGCGTGATGCGATTCGCTGGTACGCGATCTTCAGGCCGCCGGTTGCGCAATCTGCCGCCATGTTCCGTTACGACGCCAAAACGCGCGATCTGCAATACGATGAGGCGTTGAATCCGGCAGACGATTTCGGCATGTGGTCGCGGCTGTTGCAGCGCGGAGAGATCGAGATCTTGCCGACGCCCCTGATCCAGTATCGTGAGCACAAGCGAAATGCAACGCATACCCGCAGACGACAGATGACGACAAACGCCGCCATCGTCTGTCGCGGCAACCTGCTGCAGGTCCTGCCGGCGTTCTTCGAAGAACACGGCGAGACCGCAGCCACCTCGATCGCCAATCTGGTGGAGCGAAACCCGCTGTCAGGTCCGACCGACATCGGGCAGACGATCGAACTGCTGTTCGCGGCGGAGCGCAGCTATCTGGCGTCCACGGACGCCCTTCCCAAGCAAACACGACACGCGATTCAACAGCTGACCGCACGCTGGCTCGTCCAGGCCCTCGCTTCGCCCGATGTCGCACCGCGCGCACAACGCCTGAAGGCCGCGCTCGCCTTGCGCCGAAGAATCCCACGCCTGTTATCCGAAGTCGTCGATTTTCTCAACAAAAGGATCCGGGCGAAGCGGTTTTGA